From one Parambassis ranga chromosome 5, fParRan2.1, whole genome shotgun sequence genomic stretch:
- the igfn1.1 gene encoding immunoglobulin-like and fibronectin type III domain-containing protein 1.1 isoform X1, translated as MWKRSKVTDQTAAGQTGIKKKSKVPGVMITQFMEELPEGMTTPDFTRKPIALTIQQGKFAFFKAIVVGTPTPTVSWSRANGEIVFQPDKCVQRYDEAANEHTLEFPKVSPEDADTYKCFAANEYGRAVCTVVLNVIQVGFSKTKEMQKQQGEEAKDFRKQLKQRKPDGTREEKKMESEEKVWEILLSADKKDYEKICAEYGITDFRGMLKKLNEMKKEREQEIAEFVSHISKLKHIEVSDDDCATIELDMDLKDPSSKIFLYKDGVMVPFSKEESEDLKHSLKQIGKKYVFTIKKLGAGDAGLYSVDVEGVNVFSTDFKVPEVDFAVKIKEVKAEEREDALFQCVLTAPMDEVKWFGKSAPLTKSEKHEIIVSEDKLIHKLIVRDCLPLDAGIYAAVAGIKSCNAWLVVEADKDPASKGKKAARKTTMAGASDDEELVKIAKEQQEKYQKEMEEKLEQAKKAQAEREAAEAANRTEAEAAKKAEAEAKAAAKAAAKAAAKAKRAAAGKDGAVRTSKKKGAGAADGEGGAGGAGGAGSAGGAGGAGGEGAEGGVGVGGAGAGGAGAGAGGAAGAGGEGFEGDEDYDSFEDSDIDLEEDGGDGGEGGGRGRRQGGEGGEGEDGEEGEGGDAAKGKRKKRVREGPLVPDTVIGDLNDGEETTNQQGEKSGKREKRQKKKIVEVEEPIVAQNREPSDAGGDNGSGPAAAGNDESPENGESADDGGPAAAGRHSSRARQGPLIEETVSDPGVHFHAGLSDCKAIIGEAAELECKVNREDCVGIWYKDGDEIKEGTEGLTITKDGTFHRLKIEKVTEEFAGKYKFEADGRKTEALIVVEDPPRFDTEELATFITPVTVKKGHKASFKLPYVGREPIKVQWYLEGEELSNESNILIENNEGYTRIILTKLQRKDSGEVKLKLKNEFGTIEALSQLIVLDKPTPPMGPLEIVEASSSAIDFKWRPPKDSGGCKIGNYILERNQVGRNTWKKLGPIGPEAVYRDLDVDHGRRYCYRIRVETEMGISEVMETEDIQAGTKAYPGPPSAPKVVSAFKDCINLSWSPPANTGGTNILGYNLEKRKKGSNLWGPVNRTDEMIKGKGFAVKDVVEGMEYEFRLSAINNSGAGEFSTPSEFVFARDPKKPPGKVIDLKVTDSTYTTLSLSWTVPKEIKGVEDEAKAYFVEIRPAENTEWDRCNTNAITMTSYTVRGMKSMAMYWVRVIATNDGGEGEPQELDNYILAMPPPVRPRFTDVKMKSFMVVRAGNSARFNINFEASPWPEVTWLKDNVPVSKKVTISNAESTSQLLIPSAERTDTGIYTIIVRNIVGQETFSIEIRVTDEPKPPGPVDIDENVPGTATISWTASPDEKRDDRLHYMVTKRDSVKRAWHTVADRIFNNKFTACNIMPGREYQFRVYAKNDMGSSKPSESPKWLISTKKEKFTVRMPESKACDLQCPPKFIVPLKLHTAPQGYECYMSCAIKGDPKPHVTWLRNNISLNTNTNYFISNTCGVCSLLILRVGPKDTGEYKVVAESTLGRAECSTKLTVRE; from the exons ATGTggaagaggtcaaaggtgacCGATCAAACTGCCGCTGGGCAGACGG GCATCAAAAAGAAGTCCAAGGTGCCCGGTGTGATGATAACACAGTTTATGGAGGAACTTCCAGAGGGAATGACAACTCCTGACTTCACCCGCAAACCCATCGCTTTGACTATTCAACAAG GAAAATTTGCCTTCTTTAAAGCCATTGTTGTGGGAACTCCTACACCTACTGTATCATGGAGCAGAGCAAACGGCGAAATAGTTTTCCAGCCTGACAAGTGTGTGCAGAGGTATGATGAGGCAGCTAATGAACATACCCTGGAG TTCCCTAAGGTCTCCCCAGAGGACGCTGATACCTACAAGTGCTTTGCAGCAAATGAATATGGAAGGGCTGTTTGCACTGTTGTCCTGAATGTTATTCAAG TTGGATTCTCTAAGACCAAGGAGATGCAAAAGCAACAAGGAGAAG AAGCAAAAGACTTCAGAAAACAACTTAAACAACG TAAGCCCGATGGAACACGTGAGGAAAAGAaaatggagtcagaggagaaggTTTGGGAAATTCTGCTTAGTGCAGACAAGAAAGACTACGAGAAGATCTGTGCCGAGTACGGTATCACAGACTTCCGTGGAATGTTGAAGAAActtaatgaaatgaaaaaagaacgAGAGCAGGAGATCGCAGAG TTTGTATCACACATCAGCAAGCTAAAACATATTGAGGTCAGTGACGATGACTGTGCAACAATTGAGTTGGATATGGACCTCAAAGATCCAAGCAGCAAAATCTTCCTTTACAAG GACGGTGTCATGGTTCCATTCAGCAAAGAGGAAAGCGAAGACCTGAAACACAGTTTGAAACAAATTGGCAAAAAATACGTATTCACAATTAAGAAACTGGGTGCAGGGGATGCTGGACTCTATTCGGTGGATGTTGAGGGTGTCAATGTCTTCTCCACCGATTTTAAAG tGCCTGAAGTTGACTTTGCTGTTAAAATAAAGGAGGTCAAGGCGGAAGAACGAGAGGACGCCCTCTTTCAGTGTGTACTGACTGCTCCAATGGATGAGGTCAAATGGTTTGGCAAAAGTGCTCCCCTGACAAAGAGTGAGAAACATGAAATCATTGTATCTGAAGACAAGCTTATCCACAAGTTGATTGTGCGGGACTGTCTACCTTTGGATGCTGGCATCTATGCTGCTGTGGCAGGAATCAAATCATGCAACGCCTGGCTTGTAGTTGAAG CTGACAAAGATCCTGCCAGTAAGGGCAAGAAAGCAGCTCGTAAAACTACCATGGCTGGAGCCAGCGATGATGAAGAACTGGTCAAAATAGCTAAAGAACAACAAGAAAAGTATCAGAAGGAAATGGAAGAGAAACTGGAACAGGCCAAGAAAGCtcaagcagagagagaagctgcagaagcAGCAAACCGAACTGAAGCAGAAGCCGCTAAAAAGGCAGAAGCGGAGgccaaagctgcagcaaaggCTGCTGCCAAAGCTGCTGCAAAGGCAAAGAGGGCAGCAGCTGGTAAGGATGGGGCTGTGAGGACAAGCAAGAAAAAAGGTGCAGGCGCTGCTGATGGGGAAGGAGGTGCTGGTGGTGCTGGAGGTGCTGGCAGTGCTGGCGGTGCTGGTGGGGCTGGCGGAGAGGGAGCTGAGGGTGGTGTTGGTGTAGGAGGTGCTGgtgcaggtggagctggagctggagctggaggtgcagctggagctggaggagaaggtTTCGAGGGAGACGAGGACTATGATTCATTTGAAGATTCTGATATTGACTTGGAGGAAGACGGAGGAGATGGTGGAGAGGGTGGCGGAAGAGGGAGAagacaaggaggagaaggaggagagggagaggatggagaggagggagagggaggagatgcTGCAAAAGGCAAACGCAAGAAACGCGTGAGAGAAGGTCCACTTGTGCCAGATACAGTAATAG GAGATTTAAATGATGGTGAGGAAACCACAAATCAACAAGGTGAAAAATCTGGGAAAAGGGAAAAAcgccaaaaaaagaaaattgtgGAGGTTGAAGAACCTATTGTTG cacaaaacagaGAACCCAGCGATGCCGGTGGTGATAATGGCTCtgggccagcagcagcaggcaatGATGAATCTCCTGAAAATGGTGAGAGTGCAGACGATGGTgggccagcagcagctggcagacATTCAAGCCGTGCACGGCAAGGCCCATTGATCGAGGAGACAGTTAGTG ACCCAGGGGTTCACTTTCATGCTGGGCTGTCTGACTGCAAAGCCATTATtggagaagcagcagagctggagtgtaaagtgaacagagaggactGTGTGGGAATCTGGTACAAAGATGGAGATGAG ATTAAGGAAGGAACCGAGGGTCTGACTATTACCAAAGACGGAACTTTCCACaggctgaaaattgaaaaagtCACTGAGGAATTTGCTGGAAAATACAAATTTGAAGCAGATGGGAGGAAGACCGAGGCCTTGATTGTTGTGGAAG ATCCACCCCGATTTGATACTGAGGAATTGGCAACCTTTATAACTCCTGTTACTGTGAAGAAAGGACACAAAGCTTCCTTCAAACTGCCTTACGTCGGACGGGAACCTATCAAAGTTCAGTGGTACCTGGAGGGTGAAGAACTTTCAAATGAATCCAACATCCTGATAGAAAACAATGAAGGCTACACTCGCATAATTTTGACTAAGCTACAGCGCAAAGACAGCGGAGAAGTCAAGTTAAAACTCAAAAATGAATTTGGCACTATTGAGGCCCTCAGCCAGCTAATTGTACTGG ATAAGCCCACTCCTCCAATGGGACCTCTGGAAATTGTTGAGGCTTCATCCTCTGCAATTGATTTTAAGTGGAGACCACCAAAAGACAGTGGTGGTTGCAAGATAGGAAATTATATTCTTGAGCGAAACCAGGTCGGCCGCAACACCTGGAAGAAGCTTGGGCCAATTGGTCCAGAGGCTGTGTACAGGGACCTTGATGTTGACCACGGCAGGAGGTATTGCTATCGTATCAGAGTGGAGACTGAAATGGGCATCAGTGAAGTCATGGAAACTGAGGACATTCAAGCCGGTACAAAAG CATACCCTGGACCTCCATCAGCACCAAAGGTTGTCAGTGCCTTCAAGGACTGCATCAACCTCTCCTGGTCTCCTCCTGCTAACACTGGAGGAACCAATATTCTGGGATACAACCTTGAGAAACGCAAGAAGGGCAGCAACCTGTGGGGCCCAGTCAACCGTACTGATGAGATGATTAAAG GTAAAGGATTTGCAGTTAAAGATGTGGTTGAGGGCATGGAGTATGAATTCCGTTTGTCTGCAATCAATAACTCTGGAGCCGGTGAATTCAGCACACCATCCGAGTTTGTGTTTGCCAGAGACCCTAAAA AGCCTCCTGGTAAAGTCATTGACTTGAAAGTGACAGATTCCACCTACACAACCCTGTCTCTGTCTTGGACCGTCCCCAAGGAAATTAAAGGGGTTGAAGATGAAGCCAAGGCATATTTTGTGGAGATTAGGCCCGCAGAAAACACAGAATGGGATCGCTGCAATACTAATGCAATAACCATGACAAGCTACACAGTCAGAGGCATGAAGTCAATGGCCATGTACTGGGTGAGAGTCATTGCCACTAATGATGGAGGTGAGGGAGAGCCACAAGAGCTGGATAATTACATCCTCGCAATGCCCCCTCCTG TGAGGCCACGATTCACAGATGTCAAAATGAAGAGTTTCATGGTAGTAAGAGCTGGAAATTCTGCACGGTTCAACATCAACTTTGAG GCTTCTCCTTGGCCAGAGGTAACCTGGCTGAAGGATAATGTACCAGTGTCTAAAAAAGTCACCATCAGCAATGCAGAGAGCACATCTCAGCTTCTGATTCCTTCTGCTGAACGCACAGACACTGGAATCTACACCATCATTGTCAGGAACATTGTTGGCCAAGAAACATTCAGCATCGAGATTCGAGTCACAG ATGAGCCTAAGCCTCCAGGCCCTGTGGACATTGATGAGAACGTGCCTGGCACAGCGACCATCTCATGGACAGCCTCTCCAGATGAGAAGCGTGATGACAGGTTGCACTACATGGTGACTAAGCGTGATTCTGTCAAAAGAGCGTGGCACACTGTTGCGGATCGCATCTTCAACAACAAATTCACAGCCTGCAACATCATGCCGGGCCGAGAATACCAGTTCAGAGTCTATGCAAAGAACGACATGGGCTCCTCCAAACCGTCTGAATCACCAAAGTGGCTGATTTCCACAAAAAAAG AGAAGTTCACTGTGAGGATGCCAGAGTCAAAGGCCTGTGATCTTCAGTGTCCCCCCAAGTTCATTGTCCCTCTGAAATTGCACACTGCTCCTCAAGGGTACGAATGCTATATGAGCTGTGCTATAAAAGGGGACCCGAAACCTCACGTGACATGGCTCCGCAACAACATCAGCCTGAACACCAACACTAACTACTTCATCTCCAACACCTGTGGAGTCTGTTCTCTGCTCATACTGAGGGTCGGACCTAAAGACACCGGAGAGTACAAGGTTGTAGCAGAGAGCACCCTGGGGAGGGCGGAGTGCTCCACTAAACTCACAGTCAGAG AGTAA